A genome region from Cucumis sativus cultivar 9930 chromosome 4, Cucumber_9930_V3, whole genome shotgun sequence includes the following:
- the LOC101205765 gene encoding polyamine oxidase 2 has protein sequence MESGSRSNSQLRKAVCHSGPEKGQVRSPSVIVIGGGIAGVAAARALHDASFQVILLEARERLGGRIYTNYSFGFPVDLGASWLHGVCKENPLAPLIGKLGLPLYRTSEDNSVLYDHDLESYALFDMEGKQVPQELVTKVGQVFEAVLEEADKIRDEYTEDMTITRAFSIIFERRPELKMDGLAHKVLQWYLCRMEGWFAADANTISLKCWDQEELLPGGHGLMVRGYLPVINTLAKGLDIRLGHRVSKVVRRYNEIKVTVENGTTFVADAAIVAVPLGVLKANTIEFEPKLPDWKESAISDLGVGVENKIILHFEQVFWPNVEFLGVVAETTYECSYFLNLHKATGHSVLVYMPAGQLAEDIEKLSDEAAANFAFTQLKKILPDASDPINFLVSRWGTDVDTLGSYSYDIVGKPHDLYEKLRIPIDNIFFAGEATSTSFPGSVHGAFATGVMAAEDCRMRVLERYGELNIFQPVLAEEPVSVPLLISRL, from the exons ATGGAGTCTGGTTCCAGGAGTAATTCCCAACTTCGTAAAG CTGTCTGCCATTCAGGTCCCGAGAAAGGACAGGTGAGATCACCTTCCGTGATTGTCATCGGTGGTGGCATTGCTGGAGTAGCTGCTGCTCGTGCTCTTCATGATGCATCCTTTCAG GTTATATTGTTAGAAGCACGGGAGAGACTTGGTGGTCGCATATACACAAATTATTCATTTGGCTTTCCTGTTGACCTTGGTGCTTCATG GCTACATGGAGTATGCAAAGAAAATCCATTGGCCCCCTTAATTGGCAAATTGGGATTACCTCTGTACCGTACCAGTGAGGACAACTCTGTATTATATGACCATGACTTAGAAAG TTATGCACTCTTTGATATGGAAGGGAAACAAGTTCCTCAAGAGCTAGTGACAAAAGTTGGGCAAGTATTTGAGGCAGTCCTAGAAGAG GCTGATAAAATAAGAGATGAATATACTGAGGACATGACTATCACTCGTGcattctcaattatttttgaaagaagaCCAGAACTGAA GATGGATGGGCTTGCCCACAAGGTTCTTCAATGGTATCTCTGTAGGATGGAAGGATGGTTTGCTGCAGATGCCAATACTATCTCTTTAAAATGTTGGGATCAG GAAGAACTGTTGCCTGGAGGTCATGGGCTAATGGTAAGGGGATACCTTCCTGTTATCAACACTCTTGCAAAGGGTCTAGATATCCGTTTGGGTCACAG GGTTTCCAAAGTAGTTAGAAGATACAATGAAATCAAGGTCACGGTTGAAAATGGGACAACATTTGTTGCTGATGCTGCTATTGTTGCTGTCCCTCTTGGGGTGCTTAAAGCTAATACCATAGAGTTTGAACCTAAGCTCCCAGACTGGAAGGAATCCGCCATATCTGACCTTGGAGTGGGGgttgagaataaaataatactgCATTTCGAACAAGTATTTTGGCCTAATGTGGAGTTTCTAGGAGTGGTTGCGGAAACAACATATGAATGCAGCTACTTTCTCAATCTGCACAAGGCCACTGGTCATTCTGTTCTCGTTTACATGCCTGCCGGGCAGCTGGCCGAAGACATAGAGAAATTGTCCGATGAAGCAGCTGCTAATTTTGCTTTTACACAACTCAAGAAAATTCTTCCAGATGCATCTGACCCG ATCAATTTCCTTGTTTCCCGATGGGGTACAGATGTTGACACACTTGGATCCTACAGTTATGACATAGTTGGGAAGCCCCATGATTTGTATGAGAAGTTGAGAATCCCCATTGATAACATATTCTTTGCAGGTGAGGCAACAAGCACAAGTTTCCCAGGGTCTGTGCACGGTGCATTTGCAACTGGTGTAATGGCTGCCGAGGACTGCAGAATGCGTGTCCTCGAGCGTTACGGGGAATTAAATATATTCCAGCCAGTCCTAGCTGAGGAGCCAGTATCGGTACCGCTACTGATCTCCCGTCTGTAA
- the LOC101206641 gene encoding protein NPG1 — protein sequence MASTVDEDDREPAMESGEADDGIVVREVCANGISIKTTEVEAKLDEGNIQEAESSLREGLSLNFEEARALLGKLEYQRGNVEGALRVFDGIDLQAAIQRLQPCIADKTPPKKGRSRSESQHAVSQHAANLVLEAIYLKVKSLQKLGRVTEAADECTSVLDAVEKIFHQGIPDGQVDSRLQDTVSQAVELLPELWKQAGCFQEAISAYRRALLSQWNLNNESCARIQKGFAVFLLYSGVEAGPPSLAVQLEGSYVPKNNLEEAILLLMVLVKKCYLGKIKWDPSVMEHLIYALSLCSQTSVLAKQLEEVMPGVYHRVDRWKSLALCYCAAGQNKIALNLLRKSLHKHEQPDDVAALLLAAKICSEDPYLAAEGVGYAQRALSNCIENEEHLKGVGLRLLGLCLGKQAKMSSSDFERSRLQSEALKSLEAASGLESNNLDLMLELGVQYSEYRNLNAALQYAKKFIDETGGSVLKGWQLLALVLSAQKRFSEAEVVTDAAMDETTKWEQGPLLRLKAKLKVSQSLHMDAIETYRYLLALVQAQKKSFGPLRIVPQVEDDKVNEFEVWNGLANLYSSLSHWKDAEICLGKARELKEFSPEVLHTEGLMCEGRVKIQEALAAYINALLLEPTYVPCKVLIGALWSKAGPDALPIARSLLSDALRLDPTNRKAWFYLGVIHRDEGRMADAIDCFQAAAMLEESDPIESFSSVL from the exons ATGGCATCAACTGTTGATGAAGATGATAGGGAGCCAGCCATGGAGTCTGGCGAAGCTGATGATGGAATAGTTGTCCGAGAAGTCTGTGCAAATGGGATCAGCATAAAAACAACAGAAGTAGAAGCAAAGCTCGATGAGGGAAATATTCAAGAGGCCGAATCTTCATTACGGGAAGGGTTATCTCTCAATTTTGAG GAAGCCAGAGCCCTTCTTGGGAAGTTGGAATATCAGAGAGGTAATGTCGAAGGTGCTCTACGTGTGTTTGATGGTATTGATCTCCAAGCAGCTATTCAACGATTACAGCCTTGCATTGCTGATAAGACACCTCCAAAAAAAGGACGTTCGCGCTCTGAATCTCAACATGCAGTTTCACAGCATGCTGCAAACCTGGTTCTTGAAGCCATATATTTGAAAGTGAAGTCTCTTCAGAAGCTAGGGAGAGTAACTG AGGCTGCTGATGAGTGTACTAGTGTACTTGATGCTGTAGAGAAGATATTCCACCAAGGAATTCCTGATGGGCAAGTGGACAGTAGATTGCAAGATACTGTCAGTCAGGCTGTAGAACTCCTCCCTGAGCTATGGAAGCAGGCTGGCTGTTTTCAGGAAGCAATATCTGCCTATAGACGTGCCCTCCTAAGCCAATGGAACCTCAACAATGAAAGCTGTGCTAGGATCCAAAAAGGATTTGCTGTGTTCTTGCTTTACAGTGGAGTAGAGGCTGGTCCTCCTAGTTTAGCTGTTCAACTTGAAGGTTCATATGtaccaaaaaataatttggaagAAGCCATTCTACTTTTGATGGTTCTTGTGAAGAAATGTTACCTTGGTAAGATAAAATGGGATCCATCAGTGATGGAGCACCTAATATATGCTCTATCCTTATGCAGTCAGACTTCTGTTTTAGCAAAACAACTTGAAGAGGTTATGCCTGGAGTATATCACCGTGTAGATCGTTGGAAGTCTTTAGCTCTTTGTTATTGTGCAGCAGGACAGAATAAAATCGCCTTAAATCTTCTGAGAAAATCTCTACACAAACACGAGCAACCAGATGATGTGGCAGCCTTATTATTGGCTGCCAAGATCTGTAGTGAGGATCCTTATCTCGCTGCTGAAGGTGTTGGTTATGCCCAGCGGGCATTGAGCAATTGTATAGAAAACGAAGAGCATTTAAAGGGTGTAGGTCTTCGCTTGTTAGGTCTTTGTTTGGGAAAACAAGCCAAAATGTCTTCCTCAGACTTTGAGAGGTCCCGTCTTCAGTCAGAGGCGTTGAAATCTCTTGAGGCAGCAAGTGGACTGGAGAGCAACAACTTAGATTTGATGCTTGAGTTAGGAGTACAATATTCAGAGTATCGGAATTTGAATGCTGCTCTGCAATATGCAAAGAAGTTTATTGATGAAACCGGTGGCTCTGTCTTAAAAGGCTGGCAGTTGCTTGCTCTTGTTTTGTCTGCCCAGAAGAGATTTTCTGAGGCTGAAGTGGTCACCGATGCTGCAATGGATGAAACCACAAAATGGGAACAAGGACCACTTCTCAGACTTAAGGCAAAGCTGAAGGTCTCCCAATCATTACATATGGATGCTATTGAAACTTACCGCTATCTCCTTGCATTAGTTCAAGCACAAAAGAAATCATTTGGGCCTCTTCGGATTGTCCCTCAG GTTGAAGATGATAAAGTGAATGAGTTTGAAGTGTGGAATGGTCTAGCCAATTTGTACTCCAGCCTTTCACATTGGAAAGATGCGGAGATATGCCTAGGAAAAGCAAGAGAGCTGAAAGAGTTCTCCCCAGAAGTACTACATACTGAAG GTCTGATGTGTGAAGGACGTGTCAAAATACAAGAAGCTCTAGCTGCTTATATCAACGCTCTCCTACTCGAACCAACTTATGTTCCTTGCAAGGTTTTGATTGGTGCTCTTTGGTCGAAGGCTGGCCCAGATGCATTGCCTATAGCAAGAAGCTTACTTTCAGACGCATTGAGATTGGATCCTACCAACCGTAAGGCTTGGTTTTACTTGGGGGTCATTCATCGGGACGAAGGACGAATGGCTGATGCTATAGACTGTTTCCAGGCAGCCGCCATGCTTGAAGAATCAGATCCCATTGAAAGCTTCAGCAGTGTTCTCTAG
- the LOC101209066 gene encoding pentatricopeptide repeat-containing protein At3g59040 isoform X2 — protein MNSKISSSAERTKTAIFVQTRAFSDASNSNSEACCFSSFTQLEILEWLRTQSWWNFSEMDFVMLITAYGKLGDFNRAEKVLNLMNKKGYAPNVVSHTALMEAYGRGRRYNNAEAIFRRMQSGGPEPSALTYQIMLKTFVEGSKFKEAEELFDSLLNKEKPVLKPDQKMFHMIIYMFKKAGNYEKARKVFAEMAARGVPQTTVTYNSLMSFETNYKEVSKIYDQMQRAGLQPDVVSYALLISAYGKARREEEALAVFEEMLDAGIRPTHKAYNILLDAFAISGMVEQAKIVFKSMKRDRCSPDICSYTTMLSAYVNASDMEGAENFFRRLKQDGFRPNVVTYGTLIKGYAKINNLEKMIKRYEEMKVNGIRVNQTILTTIMDAYGKNKDFGSAVIWFNEIESCGLRPDQKAKNILLSLAKTAEELDEANQLVGYSSQSSSPQRGGKFSRSIADDEEEEEDELDYADDVIPHTNQRDEKIILNGIHQQNLEQNLEGLCAKIC, from the exons ATGAACTCAAAAATATCATCAAGCGCCGAAAGGACGAAGACAGCCATTTTTGTTCAAACTAGAGCTTTCTCAGATGCCTCAAACTCTAATTCTGAAGCCTGTTGTTTCAGCTCCTTTACCCAATTGGAG ATTCTTGAATGGCTCCGGACCCAAAGCTGGTGGAACTTTAGTGAAATGGATTTCGTGATGCTTATTACAGCTTATGGCAAGCTAGGGGACTTCAATCGTGCAGAAAAAGTTCTAAACTTGATGAATAAGAAGGGTTATGCCCCAAATGTTGTTTCTCATACTGCTCTCATGGAAGCATATGGAAGAGGTCGCAGGTATAATAATGCCGAAGCAATCTTTAGAAGGATGCAATCTGGTGGTCCTGAACCCTCTGCACTGACCTATCAAATAATGctaaaaacttttgttgaG GGATCTAAATTCAAGGAAGCTGAGGAACTCTTTGACTCCCTCTTGAACAAGGAAAAGCCAGTGTTGAAACCAGACCAAAAGATGTTCCACATGATAATTTACATGTTCAAGAAGGCTGGGAATTATGAAAAGGCTCGTAAAGTATTTGCGGAAATGGCAGCACGTGGAGTTCCCCAGACTACAGTTACTTATAATAGTTTGATGTCTTTTGAAACTAACTACAAAGAGGTCTCAAAGATATATGATCAG ATGCAAAGAGCTGGACTTCAGCCAGATGTTGTCAGCTATGCTTTACTCATAAGTGCTTATGGTAAAGCtagaagagaggaagaagcaCTAGCAGTTTTTGAGGAAATGCTTGATGCTGGTATCAG ACCAACACACAAAGCTTATAATATTTTGCTCGATGCATTTGCAATCTCTGGAATGGTCGAGCAAGCTAAGATCGTATTCAAGAGTATGAAAAGAGACAG ATGCAGTCCAGACATTTGCTCTTATACAACCATGTTATCAGCTTATGTTAATGCATCTGACATGGAGGGAGCTGAAAATTTTTTTAGACGACTGAAACAAGACGGTTTTAGACCCAATGTTGTTACTTATGGTACATTGATCAAAGGATAtgctaaaataaataatctcGAAAAGATGATTAAAAGATATGAAGAAATGAAGGTCAATGGTATACGTGTGAATCAGACGATTTTGACGACAATCATGGATGCATATGGAAAGAACAAAGATTTTGGTAGtgctgttatttggttcaatgAAATTGAATCTTGTGGCCTTCGGCCTgatcaaaaagcaaaaaatatCCTGTTATCTTTGGCAAAAACAGCGGAAGAGCTTGATGAAGCGAATCAACTAGTCGGGTATTCGAGTCAGAGTAGCAGTCCTCAAAGAGGTGGTAAGTTTTCCAGGTCTATTGCTGAtgatgaggaagaagaagaagatgaattaGATTATGCAGATGACGTAATTCCTCACACTAACCAAAGAGatgagaaaattattttaaatggcattcatcaacaaaacttGGAGCAAAATTTGGAGGGTTTATGCGCTAAGATTTGCTAA
- the LOC101209066 gene encoding pentatricopeptide repeat-containing protein At3g59040 isoform X1, with protein MPQTLILKPVVSAPLPNWSKLQAQTHSISSNVNVRRKLVVTCMGMLTPRKFLQKRKKLEVFKDEADEAEQKNWRRLMNEIEETGSAVSVLRSERIKNEAIPKDLVLGTLVRFKQLKKWNLVSEILEWLRTQSWWNFSEMDFVMLITAYGKLGDFNRAEKVLNLMNKKGYAPNVVSHTALMEAYGRGRRYNNAEAIFRRMQSGGPEPSALTYQIMLKTFVEGSKFKEAEELFDSLLNKEKPVLKPDQKMFHMIIYMFKKAGNYEKARKVFAEMAARGVPQTTVTYNSLMSFETNYKEVSKIYDQMQRAGLQPDVVSYALLISAYGKARREEEALAVFEEMLDAGIRPTHKAYNILLDAFAISGMVEQAKIVFKSMKRDRCSPDICSYTTMLSAYVNASDMEGAENFFRRLKQDGFRPNVVTYGTLIKGYAKINNLEKMIKRYEEMKVNGIRVNQTILTTIMDAYGKNKDFGSAVIWFNEIESCGLRPDQKAKNILLSLAKTAEELDEANQLVGYSSQSSSPQRGGKFSRSIADDEEEEEDELDYADDVIPHTNQRDEKIILNGIHQQNLEQNLEGLCAKIC; from the exons ATGCCTCAAACTCTAATTCTGAAGCCTGTTGTTTCAGCTCCTTTACCCAATTGGAG TAAATTGCAAGCACAAACACATTCTATTAGTTCCAACGTTAATGTACGTCGAAAATTGGTGGTTACCTGTATGGGTATGTTGACACCAAGAAAGTTCTTacagaaaaggaagaaattggaAGTATTTAAGGATGAAGCCGACGAGGCAGAGCAGAAGAATTGGAGGAgattgatgaatgaaatagAGGAGACAGGGTCTGCTGTTTCTGTACTTCGAAGCGAAAGGATTAAAAATGAGGCTATTCCAAAGGACTTGGTGCTGGGCACCTTGGTTAGGtttaaacaactaaaaaaatggaacCTAGTCAGTGAG ATTCTTGAATGGCTCCGGACCCAAAGCTGGTGGAACTTTAGTGAAATGGATTTCGTGATGCTTATTACAGCTTATGGCAAGCTAGGGGACTTCAATCGTGCAGAAAAAGTTCTAAACTTGATGAATAAGAAGGGTTATGCCCCAAATGTTGTTTCTCATACTGCTCTCATGGAAGCATATGGAAGAGGTCGCAGGTATAATAATGCCGAAGCAATCTTTAGAAGGATGCAATCTGGTGGTCCTGAACCCTCTGCACTGACCTATCAAATAATGctaaaaacttttgttgaG GGATCTAAATTCAAGGAAGCTGAGGAACTCTTTGACTCCCTCTTGAACAAGGAAAAGCCAGTGTTGAAACCAGACCAAAAGATGTTCCACATGATAATTTACATGTTCAAGAAGGCTGGGAATTATGAAAAGGCTCGTAAAGTATTTGCGGAAATGGCAGCACGTGGAGTTCCCCAGACTACAGTTACTTATAATAGTTTGATGTCTTTTGAAACTAACTACAAAGAGGTCTCAAAGATATATGATCAG ATGCAAAGAGCTGGACTTCAGCCAGATGTTGTCAGCTATGCTTTACTCATAAGTGCTTATGGTAAAGCtagaagagaggaagaagcaCTAGCAGTTTTTGAGGAAATGCTTGATGCTGGTATCAG ACCAACACACAAAGCTTATAATATTTTGCTCGATGCATTTGCAATCTCTGGAATGGTCGAGCAAGCTAAGATCGTATTCAAGAGTATGAAAAGAGACAG ATGCAGTCCAGACATTTGCTCTTATACAACCATGTTATCAGCTTATGTTAATGCATCTGACATGGAGGGAGCTGAAAATTTTTTTAGACGACTGAAACAAGACGGTTTTAGACCCAATGTTGTTACTTATGGTACATTGATCAAAGGATAtgctaaaataaataatctcGAAAAGATGATTAAAAGATATGAAGAAATGAAGGTCAATGGTATACGTGTGAATCAGACGATTTTGACGACAATCATGGATGCATATGGAAAGAACAAAGATTTTGGTAGtgctgttatttggttcaatgAAATTGAATCTTGTGGCCTTCGGCCTgatcaaaaagcaaaaaatatCCTGTTATCTTTGGCAAAAACAGCGGAAGAGCTTGATGAAGCGAATCAACTAGTCGGGTATTCGAGTCAGAGTAGCAGTCCTCAAAGAGGTGGTAAGTTTTCCAGGTCTATTGCTGAtgatgaggaagaagaagaagatgaattaGATTATGCAGATGACGTAATTCCTCACACTAACCAAAGAGatgagaaaattattttaaatggcattcatcaacaaaacttGGAGCAAAATTTGGAGGGTTTATGCGCTAAGATTTGCTAA
- the LOC101206888 gene encoding LOW QUALITY PROTEIN: N-acetyl-D-glucosamine kinase (The sequence of the model RefSeq protein was modified relative to this genomic sequence to represent the inferred CDS: substituted 1 base at 1 genomic stop codon), translating to MKRCRNDELWDFEHEILGGDDIILGIDGGTTSTVCVCIGLSDPRVVSPSMSCPMLARVVGGCSNHNSVGETAARETLEQVMAEALSKSGSIRSSVRAVCLAVSGVNHPTDQQRILDWLRDIFPCHVNLYVQNDAVAALASGTMGKLHGCVLIAGTGTIAYGFTEDGREARAAGAGPILGDWGSGYGIAAQALTAIIRAHDGXGPHTKLTYSILKTLDLSSPDELIGWTYADPSWARIAALVPVVVACAEAGDEVANNILLDSVEELALSVRAVIQRLGLAGEDGQEAFPLVMVGGVLEAKRRWDIAKKVINSISKEYPGILPVWPKVEPALGAALLAWNFLSKDYQQEGI from the exons ATGAAGAGGTGCAGAAATGACGAGCTGTGGGATTTTGAGCATGAGATTCTTGGTGGAGATGATATTATACTTGGAATCGATGGCGGTACTACTTCAACTGTTTGTGTTTGTATCGGTCTCTCTGATCCTAGAGTTGTTTCTCCTTCAATGTCTTGTCCTATGCTCGCTCGTGTTGTTGGTGGCTGCTCAAATCATAATAGTGTTGGCG AAACTGCTGCGAGGGAAACACTGGAGCAAGTTATGGCGGAGGCACTTTCAAAGTCTGGTTCAATTCGATCTTCAGTTCGAGCTGTCTGCCTAGCTGTTTCTGGGGTCAACCACCCAACGGATCAACAAAGAATTTTGGATTGGCTTAG GGATATTTTTCCCTGCCACGTAAACCTATATGTTCAAAATGATGCTGTGGCGGCTCTTGCAAGTGGCACTATGGGAAAGCTTCATGGATGCGTTTTAATTGCTGGAACTGGAACAATTGCTTATGGATTCACTGAGGATGGCCGTGAAGCTAGAGCTGCTGGTGCAGGACCAATCTTAGGTGATTGGGGAAG TGGATATGGGATAGCTGCACAGGCGTTAACTGCAATAATTAGGGCTCATGATGGATGAGGTCCTCATACAAAGCTTACTTATAGCATTTTGAAGACACTCGACCTTTCTTCCCCAGATGAACTAATAGG GTGGACATATGCGGATCCATCATGGGCGCGAATTGCTGCTCTTGTTCCAGTTGTTGTAGCATGTGCTGAGGCAGGTGATGAGGTTGCTAACAACATCCTCCTCGATTCAGTTGAAGAGCTGGCTTTGAGTGTGAGAGCTGTAATTCAAAGACTCGGCCTAGCTGGTGAAG ATGGACAAGAGGCATTTCCTCTCGTTATGGTTGGTGGTGTCCTCGAAGCAAAAAGGAGGTGGGATATAGCAAAAAAAGTCATAAATTCCATATCCAAAGAATATCCAGGGATTCTTCCTGTTTGGCCTAAG GTGGAGCCTGCACTTGGCGCAGCGTTGCTGGCCTGGAACTTTTTAAGCAAGGATTATCAACAGGAAGGAATATAG